The Streptococcus mitis genome has a segment encoding these proteins:
- a CDS encoding YesL family protein codes for MGRFLDFVFNRFFLGMIATAFFWLLTLVGGIILGLAPASATLMSLYAEHGYSFREYSLKEAWSLYKQNFVSSNLIFYSFLGVDLVLVYGLYLLVQLPHQTIVHLIATFLNVLVVALLFLAYTVSLKLQVYFDLSYRNSLKLSLIGIFMSLAAVAKVLLGTVLLVAIGYYMPALLFFVGIGMWHFFISDMLEPVYESIHEKLATK; via the coding sequence ATGGGGAGATTTTTAGACTTTGTCTTTAATCGTTTCTTTTTAGGGATGATTGCGACAGCCTTCTTTTGGCTATTAACCTTGGTGGGAGGGATTATCCTTGGTCTAGCGCCGGCTAGTGCAACCTTGATGAGCCTGTATGCAGAACATGGCTATAGCTTTCGCGAATACAGTTTGAAGGAGGCGTGGTCTCTTTATAAGCAAAATTTCGTCTCAAGCAACCTGATTTTCTATAGCTTTTTAGGGGTGGATCTAGTTTTGGTCTATGGCCTGTATCTATTGGTGCAATTGCCTCATCAGACCATCGTTCATTTGATTGCGACCTTTTTGAATGTCCTAGTAGTTGCCTTGCTGTTTTTGGCTTATACAGTATCTTTGAAATTACAAGTTTATTTTGACTTGTCTTATCGAAATAGTCTCAAACTATCCTTGATTGGCATCTTTATGAGTCTAGCAGCTGTGGCCAAGGTTCTCCTTGGAACTGTGCTACTTGTGGCAATTGGTTACTATATGCCTGCCCTACTTTTCTTTGTAGGAATTGGGATGTGGCATTTCTTTATCAGTGATATGTTGGAACCGGTCTATGAAAGTATCCATGAAAAATTGGCGACAAAATAG
- a CDS encoding MptD family putative ECF transporter S component produces MKKSILTTLLFAVLYFLCMGIGVLLGNLFDQTGNMFYAPAFTALVGGSAYMMLIAKVPRFGAITTIGLVIALFFLGTKHGAGAFLPGIICGLLADGVASLGKYKDQTKNFLSFILFAFSSTGPILIMWIAPKAYMATLLARGKSQEYIDRIMVAPNPGTILLFIASVVIGALLGALIGQALSKKFAQKI; encoded by the coding sequence ATGAAGAAATCTATCTTAACTACACTGCTTTTTGCAGTTCTTTACTTCCTCTGCATGGGGATTGGTGTCCTTTTGGGCAATCTCTTTGACCAAACTGGAAACATGTTTTATGCGCCTGCCTTTACTGCCCTTGTCGGCGGTAGCGCCTATATGATGCTAATCGCAAAAGTTCCGCGTTTTGGAGCCATTACCACTATCGGACTTGTCATTGCCCTCTTTTTCTTGGGAACTAAACACGGTGCCGGTGCCTTTCTTCCTGGAATTATCTGTGGCCTCCTAGCAGATGGAGTAGCTAGCCTAGGAAAATACAAGGACCAAACAAAGAATTTCCTTTCTTTCATTCTCTTTGCCTTTAGTTCAACAGGTCCAATCTTGATTATGTGGATTGCCCCCAAAGCCTATATGGCTACCCTTCTGGCAAGAGGAAAATCCCAAGAATATATCGACCGTATCATGGTTGCTCCAAATCCTGGAACCATCCTTCTATTTATCGCAAGTGTAGTCATCGGAGCCCTATTGGGTGCCTTGATTGGACAAGCCTTGAGTAAAAAATTTGCGCAGAAAATCTGA
- a CDS encoding methionine ABC transporter permease has translation MESLIQTYLPNVYKMGWAGQAGWGTAIYLTLYMTVLSFIIGGFLGLVAGLFLVLTAPGGVLENKVVFWILDKITSIFRAVPFIILLAVLSPFSHLIVGTSIGPNAAIVPLSFAVFAFFARQVQVVLAELDGGVIEAAQASGATFWDIVGVYLSEGLPDLIRVTTVTLISLVGETAMAGAVGAGGIGNVAIAYGFNRYNHDVTILATIIIILIIFAIQFLGDFLTKKLSHK, from the coding sequence ATGGAATCATTGATTCAAACCTATTTGCCAAATGTCTATAAGATGGGCTGGGCTGGTCAGGCAGGCTGGGGAACAGCCATCTACCTAACCCTCTATATGACAGTTCTTTCCTTCATCATCGGAGGTTTCTTGGGTCTAGTGGCGGGTCTTTTCCTTGTCTTGACAGCGCCGGGTGGTGTCTTGGAAAATAAGGTCGTCTTCTGGATTTTAGACAAGATTACCTCTATTTTCCGTGCGGTGCCATTTATCATTCTCTTGGCAGTCTTGTCACCCTTCTCACACCTAATCGTAGGGACAAGTATCGGGCCAAATGCGGCTATTGTACCCCTATCTTTTGCGGTCTTTGCCTTCTTTGCCCGTCAGGTGCAGGTTGTCTTGGCTGAGCTGGATGGCGGTGTCATTGAGGCGGCTCAAGCGAGCGGGGCGACATTCTGGGATATCGTAGGTGTTTATCTATCAGAAGGTCTTCCAGATTTGATTCGTGTGACGACTGTGACCTTGATTTCACTTGTTGGTGAAACAGCCATGGCCGGTGCGGTTGGAGCTGGTGGTATCGGTAACGTAGCCATCGCTTATGGATTTAACCGCTACAATCATGATGTGACCATCTTGGCAACCATCATTATCATTTTGATTATCTTTGCAATCCAATTCTTGGGAGATTTCTTGACCAAGAAATTGAGTCATAAATAA
- a CDS encoding methionine ABC transporter ATP-binding protein — translation MSRDIIKLDQIDVTFHQKKRTITAVKDVTIHIQEGDIYGIVGYSGAGKSTLVRVINLLQKPSAGKITIDDDVIFDGKVTLTAEQLRRKRQDIGMIFQHFNLMSQKTAEENVVFALKHSGLSKEEKKAKVAKLLDLVGLADRAENYPSQLSGGQKQRVAIARALANDPKILISDESTSALDPKTTKQILALLQDLNQKLGLTVVLITHEMQIVKDIANRVAVMQDGHLIEEGSVLEIFSDPKQPLTQDFISTATGIDEAMVKIEKQEIVEHLSENSLLVQLKYAGASTDEPLLNELYKHYQVTANILYGNIEILDGTPVGELVVVLSGEKAALAGAQEAIRQAGVQLKVLKGGQ, via the coding sequence ATGAGTAGAGATATTATCAAGTTAGATCAGATCGATGTGACTTTTCATCAGAAGAAGAGAACCATCACAGCGGTCAAGGATGTGACTATTCACATCCAAGAAGGGGATATCTACGGAATCGTTGGATATTCTGGAGCAGGGAAATCAACCCTTGTACGGGTGATTAATCTCTTGCAAAAACCATCTGCAGGGAAAATCACCATTGACGATGATGTGATTTTTGATGGCAAGGTGACTTTGACGGCAGAACAGTTGCGTCGTAAACGTCAAGATATTGGGATGATTTTCCAGCATTTTAACCTGATGAGCCAAAAGACAGCAGAGGAGAATGTAGTCTTTGCCCTCAAACATTCTGGACTCAGCAAGGAAGAAAAGAAGGCTAAAGTAGCCAAGTTGTTGGACTTGGTTGGCTTGGCAGACCGTGCTGAAAACTACCCTTCACAACTATCTGGAGGGCAAAAACAGCGTGTAGCCATTGCGCGTGCCTTGGCAAATGATCCAAAAATCTTGATTTCAGATGAGTCAACTTCTGCCCTTGATCCTAAGACAACCAAGCAGATTTTGGCCTTGTTGCAAGATTTGAACCAAAAATTAGGCTTGACTGTTGTCTTGATTACGCATGAAATGCAGATTGTCAAAGACATTGCCAATCGTGTGGCAGTCATGCAGGATGGGCATTTGATTGAAGAGGGCAGCGTCCTTGAAATCTTCTCAGATCCTAAACAGCCTTTGACTCAAGACTTTATCTCAACAGCCACAGGCATTGATGAAGCTATGGTCAAAATTGAGAAGCAAGAAATCGTGGAACATCTGTCAGAAAACAGTCTCTTGGTGCAGCTCAAGTATGCGGGTGCTTCAACAGACGAGCCACTTTTGAATGAATTGTACAAGCATTACCAAGTAACAGCTAATATCCTCTATGGAAATATCGAAATCCTCGATGGTACTCCTGTTGGAGAATTGGTGGTGGTCTTGTCAGGTGAAAAAGCAGCGTTGGCAGGTGCCCAAGAAGCCATTCGTCAAGCAGGCGTACAGCTAAAAGTATTGAAGGGAGGACAGTAA
- a CDS encoding M20 family metallopeptidase, which translates to MVFPSEQEQIEKFEKDHVAQHYFEVLRTLISKKSVFAQQVGLKEVANYLGEIFKRVGAEVEIDETYTAPFVMAHFKSSRPDAKTLIFYNHYDTVPADGDQVWTEDPFTLSVRNGFMYGRGVDDDKGHITARLSALRKYMQHHDDLPVNISFIMEGAEESASTDLDKYLEKHADKLRGADLLVWEQGTKNALEQLEISGGNKGIVTFDAKVKSADVDIHSSYGGVVESAPWYLLQALQSLRAADGRILVEGLYEEVQEPNERELALVDTYAQRNPGEISQIYGLELPLLQEDRAAFLKRFFFEPALNIEGIQSGYQGQGVKTILPAEASAKLEVRLVPGLEPHDVLEKIRKQLDKNGFDKVELYYTLGEMSYRSDMSAPAILNVIELAKKFYPQGVSVLPTTAGTGPMHTVFDALEVPMVAFGLGNANSRDHGGDENVRIADYYTHIELVEELIRSYE; encoded by the coding sequence ATGGTTTTTCCTAGCGAACAAGAACAGATTGAAAAATTTGAAAAGGATCATGTAGCCCAGCATTATTTTGAGGTTTTGCGTACTTTGATTTCTAAGAAGTCAGTCTTTGCCCAGCAGGTTGGACTTAAGGAGGTCGCAAACTATCTGGGTGAGATTTTCAAGCGTGTTGGGGCTGAAGTGGAGATTGATGAGACTTATACGGCGCCCTTTGTCATGGCGCATTTCAAGAGTTCGCGTCCAGATGCCAAGACCTTGATTTTCTACAACCACTATGACACTGTTCCAGCGGACGGAGATCAGGTCTGGACAGAGGATCCCTTTACGCTTTCGGTCCGCAATGGCTTCATGTATGGGCGTGGGGTTGACGACGATAAGGGTCATATCACAGCTCGTTTGAGTGCTTTGAGAAAATATATGCAACACCATGATGACTTGCCTGTCAATATCAGTTTTATCATGGAGGGGGCGGAGGAATCGGCTTCAACAGACCTAGATAAGTATCTGGAAAAACACGCGGACAAACTTCGTGGCGCGGATTTGTTGGTCTGGGAACAAGGAACCAAGAATGCCTTGGAACAGCTGGAAATTTCTGGTGGAAATAAGGGGATTGTGACCTTTGATGCCAAGGTTAAAAGTGCTGATGTGGATATCCACTCTAGTTATGGTGGGGTTGTGGAGTCAGCTCCCTGGTATCTTCTTCAAGCCCTACAGTCTCTTCGTGCTGCTGATGGCCGTATTTTGGTAGAAGGTTTGTACGAAGAGGTACAAGAGCCAAATGAACGAGAATTGGCCTTGGTGGACACTTACGCTCAACGAAATCCAGGGGAAATCAGCCAGATTTATGGTTTGGAATTGCCTCTCTTACAAGAGGACCGCGCAGCCTTTCTAAAACGATTCTTTTTTGAGCCAGCTCTTAATATCGAAGGGATTCAGTCAGGTTATCAAGGGCAAGGAGTTAAAACGATTTTGCCAGCAGAAGCCAGTGCTAAGCTAGAAGTTCGTTTGGTTCCTGGTCTAGAACCGCATGATGTTCTGGAAAAAATTCGGAAACAGCTAGACAAAAATGGCTTTGATAAGGTAGAATTATACTATACCTTGGGAGAGATGAGCTATCGAAGCGATATGAGCGCGCCAGCCATTCTCAATGTAATCGAGTTGGCTAAGAAATTCTATCCACAGGGCGTTTCAGTCTTGCCGACTACAGCTGGGACAGGGCCTATGCATACAGTCTTTGATGCCCTAGAGGTGCCAATGGTGGCCTTCGGTCTAGGAAATGCCAATAGTCGAGACCACGGTGGAGATGAGAACGTGCGAATCGCCGATTATTACACCCATATTGAATTAGTAGAGGAGCTGATTAGAAGCTATGAGTAG
- a CDS encoding MetQ/NlpA family ABC transporter substrate-binding protein, with protein MKIKKWLGVAALATVAGLALVACGNSEKKADNATTIKIATVNRSGSEEKRWDKIQELVKKDGITLEFTEFTDYSQPNKATADGEVDLNAFQHYNFLNNWNKENGKDLVAIADTYISPIRLYSGLNGSDNKYTKVEDIPANGEIAVPNDATNESRALYLLQSAGLIKLDVSGTALATVANIKENPKNLKITELDASQTARSLSSVDAAVVNNTFVTEAKLDYKKALFKEQADENSKQWYNIIVAKKDWETSPKADAIKKVIAAYHTDDVKKVIEETSDGLDQPVW; from the coding sequence ATGAAAATTAAAAAATGGCTTGGTGTAGCAGCCCTTGCTACAGTCGCAGGTTTGGCTCTTGTAGCTTGCGGAAACTCAGAAAAGAAAGCAGACAATGCAACAACTATCAAAATCGCAACGGTTAACCGTAGCGGTTCTGAAGAAAAACGTTGGGACAAAATCCAAGAATTGGTTAAAAAAGACGGCATTACCTTGGAATTTACAGAGTTCACAGACTACTCACAACCAAACAAGGCAACTGCTGATGGTGAAGTAGATTTGAACGCTTTCCAACACTATAACTTCTTGAACAACTGGAATAAAGAAAACGGGAAAGACCTTGTAGCGATTGCAGATACTTACATCTCTCCAATCCGCCTTTACTCAGGTTTGAATGGAAGTGACAACAAGTACACTAAAGTAGAAGACATCCCAGCAAACGGAGAAATCGCTGTACCGAACGATGCTACAAACGAAAGCCGTGCGCTTTACTTGCTTCAATCGGCTGGTTTGATTAAATTGGATGTTTCAGGAACTGCCCTTGCAACAGTTGCTAATATCAAAGAAAATCCAAAGAACTTGAAAATCACTGAATTGGACGCTAGCCAAACAGCTCGTTCATTATCATCAGTTGACGCTGCCGTTGTAAACAATACCTTCGTTACAGAAGCAAAATTGGACTACAAGAAAGCACTTTTCAAAGAACAAGCTGATGAAAACTCAAAACAATGGTATAACATCATCGTTGCGAAAAAAGATTGGGAAACATCACCTAAGGCTGATGCTATCAAGAAAGTGATTGCAGCTTACCACACAGATGACGTGAAAAAAGTTATCGAAGAAACATCAGACGGTTTGGATCAACCAGTTTGGTAA
- a CDS encoding amino acid ABC transporter substrate-binding protein has product MKKIVKYSSLAALGLVAAGVLAACSGGAKKEGEAASKKEIIVATNASPKPFNYEENGELTGYEIEVVRAIFKDSDKYDVKFEKTEWSGVFAGLDADRYQMAVNNISYTKERAEKYLYAAPTAKNPNVLVVKKDDSSIKSLDDIGGKSTEVVQGTTSAKQLEDYNKQHSDNPTVLNYTRADFQQIMGRLSDGQFDYKIFDKIGVETVIKNQGLDNLKVIELPSDQQPYVYPLLAKGQDELKTFVDKRIQELYKDGTLEKLSKQFFGDTYLPAEADIK; this is encoded by the coding sequence ATGAAAAAAATCGTTAAATACTCATCTCTTGCTGCCCTAGGACTTGTTGCTGCAGGTGTGCTTGCGGCTTGCTCAGGTGGTGCGAAAAAAGAAGGAGAAGCAGCTAGCAAGAAAGAAATTATCGTTGCAACCAATGCTTCACCAAAACCATTCAACTATGAAGAAAATGGTGAATTGACTGGTTATGAAATTGAAGTGGTTCGTGCTATCTTTAAAGACTCTGACAAGTATGATGTCAAGTTTGAGAAGACAGAGTGGTCAGGTGTCTTTGCGGGTCTTGATGCTGACCGTTACCAAATGGCAGTTAACAACATCAGCTACACTAAAGAACGTGCTGAAAAATACCTTTATGCAGCCCCAACTGCTAAAAATCCTAACGTTCTTGTAGTGAAGAAGGACGACTCTAGCATCAAATCACTTGATGATATCGGTGGAAAATCAACAGAAGTTGTTCAAGGGACAACATCTGCTAAACAGTTAGAAGACTACAACAAACAACACTCAGATAATCCAACTGTTCTTAACTACACTAGAGCAGACTTCCAACAAATCATGGGACGCTTGAGCGATGGCCAGTTTGACTACAAGATTTTTGATAAAATCGGTGTTGAAACAGTTATCAAGAACCAAGGCTTGGACAATCTGAAAGTTATTGAACTTCCAAGCGACCAACAACCTTACGTTTACCCACTTCTTGCTAAAGGTCAAGATGAGTTGAAAACATTTGTAGACAAACGTATCCAAGAACTCTACAAAGACGGAACTCTTGAAAAATTGTCTAAACAATTCTTCGGAGACACTTATCTACCAGCAGAAGCTGATATTAAATAA
- a CDS encoding AzlD domain-containing protein, with translation MVSKYLLLAVIFSGLVTWIPRMIPFILVKYKGLPAIVERFLKFLPVSIIFALILSSVVTGKVGSLPQIKWLDFLAVFPTAWVAFRYRNLVGTVLFGVVLIAVLRLVF, from the coding sequence ATGGTCAGTAAGTATCTTTTATTAGCAGTTATTTTCTCTGGTCTTGTGACTTGGATTCCCCGTATGATTCCCTTCATCTTGGTTAAGTATAAGGGCTTGCCTGCGATTGTTGAACGTTTTTTGAAGTTCTTGCCCGTTTCGATTATCTTTGCCTTGATTCTTTCAAGTGTAGTGACAGGCAAGGTTGGTAGCCTTCCTCAAATTAAATGGCTAGACTTCTTAGCAGTCTTTCCAACAGCTTGGGTAGCCTTCCGCTACCGCAATCTAGTCGGAACAGTTCTCTTTGGAGTGGTCTTAATTGCAGTCTTGCGTTTGGTCTTTTAA
- a CDS encoding AzlC family ABC transporter permease: MKEKGFWEGAQAAMPTALGYVSIGLACGIIGAPYVTPVEMGLMSLFVYAGSAQFAMLALIAVQAPVAAIAMTVFLINLRLFLLSLHASTYFRHTSLWQNIGMSSLLTDETYGVLMGELAHTDKVNPMWMHGNNLNSYVAWFVGTVVGTALGGLLPNPEIFGLDFALVGMFIGIFASQFQIMQRRIPVRNLLIILAVVAVSFFLLLTVVSQSLAVLFATLLGCTMGVVLDGQ, encoded by the coding sequence ATGAAAGAAAAAGGATTTTGGGAGGGGGCGCAGGCGGCCATGCCAACGGCCCTTGGTTATGTCAGTATTGGCTTGGCCTGTGGGATTATTGGTGCGCCCTATGTGACACCTGTTGAGATGGGCTTGATGAGCCTCTTTGTTTATGCTGGGAGCGCCCAGTTTGCCATGTTGGCACTGATTGCGGTTCAAGCACCTGTGGCAGCTATTGCTATGACGGTCTTTTTGATTAATTTGCGTCTCTTTTTGTTGAGTTTGCATGCGTCAACCTATTTCCGTCATACCAGTCTCTGGCAAAATATCGGTATGTCTAGTCTCTTGACGGATGAGACTTATGGCGTTTTGATGGGCGAGTTAGCCCATACAGACAAGGTCAATCCTATGTGGATGCACGGAAACAATCTCAACAGCTATGTGGCTTGGTTTGTGGGAACAGTTGTCGGAACGGCTCTGGGTGGTCTGCTGCCAAATCCAGAAATCTTTGGCTTGGATTTTGCCCTGGTTGGGATGTTCATTGGAATTTTTGCTTCGCAATTCCAGATTATGCAAAGACGGATTCCTGTCCGCAATCTGCTCATTATCCTAGCAGTTGTTGCGGTGTCCTTCTTTTTACTCTTGACAGTGGTGTCTCAGTCACTAGCTGTTCTGTTTGCGACGCTACTTGGTTGTACAATGGGGGTGGTTTTAGATGGTCAGTAA